A region of Arabidopsis thaliana chromosome 5, partial sequence DNA encodes the following proteins:
- a CDS encoding P-loop containing nucleoside triphosphate hydrolases superfamily protein (P-loop containing nucleoside triphosphate hydrolases superfamily protein; FUNCTIONS IN: ATP binding; INVOLVED IN: apoptosis; LOCATED IN: cellular_component unknown; CONTAINS InterPro DOMAIN/s: NB-ARC (InterPro:IPR002182); BEST Arabidopsis thaliana protein match is: P-loop containing nucleoside triphosphate hydrolases superfamily protein (TAIR:AT5G45440.1); Has 3977 Blast hits to 3964 proteins in 194 species: Archae - 0; Bacteria - 18; Metazoa - 0; Fungi - 8; Plants - 3946; Viruses - 0; Other Eukaryotes - 5 (source: NCBI BLink).) produces the protein MPSKNLQQAVLTNEFTTNFITTCKDWLDVNGLAKGNLEKKRDDNEEEERLKTESKLPGHDIHGFDNEIKSLQHFLLDQKVRREFKSLVIVGEYGVGKTALCQKIFNDEAVKSVYAPRVWVSMENKESKEGLDGKICVLKKILKGLGVEELILETISTDAKQEFKDNEEVASNQEAGEIDRETEKEKELSALLYALHLNLRWKKYLIVFDDVRENDNWDEKLDAKLKEDEKWGKYLSDGFPKGSGGRVIYTTRDENLAKNLVAQKHEIHRLWPLSDHQSVWKIYDAVVKDKQKESPRNDKKCIDELMNKSRGLPLAARLLAERDPVFVDDEVGPVGSTHGQTDSSNRQPANQASS, from the coding sequence ATGCCTTCAAAAAATCTACAACAGGCAGTCCTCACAAACGAATTCACAACCAACTTCATTACGACCTGTAAGGACTGGCTCGACGTAAATGGTCTTGCTAAAGGAaacttggagaagaagagagatgataatgaagaagaagagcgtCTGAAAACCGAGTCTAAACTTCCGGGCCATGACATCCACGGTTTCGATAACGAGATCAAGTCATTGCAACACTTCTTGTTGGATCAGAAGGTTAGGAGGGAGTTCAAGAGTCTTGTGATTGTCGGAGAATATGGTGTTGGGAAGACAGCATTATGCCAGAAGATCTTCAATGATGAAGCTGTGAAGAGTGTTTATGCTCCCAGGGTTTGGGTGTCTatggaaaacaaagaatctAAGGAGGGACTTGATGGGAAGATATGTGTGTTGAAGAAGATCTTGAAGGGTCTTGGAGTTGAAGAGTTAATCCTCGAAACTATCAGTACTGATGCCAAACAAGAATTTAAGGACAATGAGGAAGTTGCAAGCAATCAGGAAGCTGGAGAAATTGATAGAGAGacggagaaagagaaggagctCTCTGCTCTGCTCTATGCACTTCACTTGAATCTGAGGTGGAAGAAATATCTGATTGTGTTTGATGATGTTCGGGAAAACGATAACTGGGACGAAAAGCTTGATGCGAAACTCAAGGAGGATGAGAAATGGGGAAAGTATCTTTCAGATGGATTCCCTAAAGGGTCTGGTGGGAGAGTCATATACACGACCAGAGATGAGAATCTGGCGAAGAACCTTGTTGCTCAGAAACATGAGATCCATCGTCTTTGGCCGCTGTCTGATCATCAGAGTGTCTGGAAGATATATGATGCAGTGGTTAAAGATAAACAGAAAGAGTCACCAAGGAACGACAAGAAATGTATAGATGAGCTGATGAATAAGTCTCGTGGTCTTCCTCTGGCTGCCAGACTGTTGGCTGAGCGTGATCCCGTCTTTGTTGACGATGAAGTTGGCCCTGTTGGTTCTACCCATGGACAAACCGACTCATCGAACCGCCAACCTGCAAACCAGGCCAGCTCCTGA
- a CDS encoding transmembrane protein, putative (DUF594) (Protein of unknown function (DUF594); FUNCTIONS IN: molecular_function unknown; INVOLVED IN: biological_process unknown; LOCATED IN: plasma membrane; EXPRESSED IN: callus; CONTAINS InterPro DOMAIN/s: Protein of unknown function DUF594 (InterPro:IPR007658); BEST Arabidopsis thaliana protein match is: unknown protein (TAIR:AT5G45460.1); Has 1360 Blast hits to 854 proteins in 12 species: Archae - 0; Bacteria - 0; Metazoa - 0; Fungi - 0; Plants - 1360; Viruses - 0; Other Eukaryotes - 0 (source: NCBI BLink).) encodes MVEVIPKHIKDVWDRWNIRGAVILSLTLQAILICFSPLRKRTPRRLLIVLVWSSYLLADWSANFAVGLISKNQGKDLKPDDPPQDKKVMALWAPFLLLHLGGPDTITAFALEDNALWLRHVFGLVFQAIAGVYVVVMSLPNSLWVVIVLVFVSGTIKYLERTTALYSASLDKFRDSMIQAPDPGPNYAKLMEEYKAKKEARLPTKIVLIDEPDKENRPKKLEHPALASKKRKKDLTDLEIVQYAYKFFNTFKGLVVNLIFSFRERDESLEIFENLNDPEEALRIIEIELGFLYDALFTKIAILHTGIGTVSRVFASGTLVAAFIIFHKKPNKGTDFHGADVVVTYTLFAVGLVLDFISILLFLFSDWTCAAYSSLKDDPDELQSWQERCFNWLLKFRKLRWTPQECHKTGMHKCTKEGLKPCIMKGADKKEGGNKNEGGNKKEGDDKKEAADKCSLVDKHDVLTTRFFLRRWSGSINVFNFIAYATKADVERIHDARGSFRRYSWKIITFPFKKLNFVIKKIFGSIVKLINEVHRRISHEVNALSRKHLWARRFLYPIYFEFISRIPHFIKSVWDILSEFFDISDTLDMVHKTLFVHGEPMTRELWKFIFEELKNKSKYGDSPENAKRISLARGEWTLRENLPVDAEREKLVRYVTKVDYDQSLLMWHIATELCYQQHEKETIPEGYDEQRKHYSNREFSKIISDYMMYLLILQPGLMSEVAGIGKIRFRDTLAETHKFFQRRHIENDRSVETATLNILDVESEIEPMGVKGDRSKSVLFDASRLAKDLAEMEKTHNKDKWEILSKVWVELLCYAACHCDSTAHVEQLSRGGELINFVWLLMAHFGLTDQFQINKGDARAKLIIGK; translated from the coding sequence atgGTGGAAGTGATACCAAAACATATCAAAGATGTTTGGGATAGGTGGAACATAAGAGGAGCAGTCATTCTAAGTCTTACCCTTCAAGCCATTCTCATTTGCTTCTCTCCTCTAAGGAAACGTACACCAAGAAGGCTCTTGATCGTGCTTGTTTGGTCCTCTTATCTCTTAGCAGATTGGTCTGCTAATTTCGCTGTTGGTCTTATCTCCAAGAATCAAGGTAAAGATCTCAAACCTGATGACCCTCCACAGGACAAAAAGGTAATGGCTTTATGGGCACCATTCTTGCTCTTGCATCTTGGTGGACCAGACACTATCACAGCTTTCGCGCTTGAAGATAACGCTCTCTGGCTACGACATGTCTTTGGGCTTGTCTTTCAGGCAATTGCTGGTGTCTATGTGGTTGTCATGTCTCTGCCCAATAGCCTTTGGGTGGTTATAGTCTTAGTGTTTGTTTCTGGGACTATAAAGTATCTGGAGAGGACAACGGCTCTGTATAGTGCAAGTTTGGACAAGTTTAGGGACTCTATGATTCAAGCACCAGATCCAGGACCAAACTACGCCAAGCTCATGGAGGAGTACAAGGCCAAGAAAGAGGCAAGACTTCCCACCAAGATCGTTCTGATTGATGAGCCTGACAAAGAAAATAGGCCTAAGAAGTTAGAGCATCCAGCATTAGCTtcgaagaaaagaaaaaaagatttgaccGATCTTGAGATTGTTCAGTATGCTTACAAATTCTTCAACACATTCAAGGGCCTTGTAGTCAACCTTATCTTCAGCTTCAGGGAGCGTGACGAGAGCCTAGAGATCTTTGAGAATTTAAATGATCCAGAGGAAGCTTTGAGGATCATTGAGATTGAGCTCGGCTTTCTCTATGATGCTCTATTCACCAAGATCGCGATTCTTCATACCGGTATTGGAACTGTCTCACGGGTCTTTGCTTCTGGTACCCTTGTGGCTGCATTCATCATTTTTCATAAGAAACCTAACAAAGGCACAGATTTTCATGGAGCTGATGTCGTAGTTACTTATACGCTGTTTGCAGTTGGCCTAGTTTTGGATTTCATATCCATCCTTTTGTTCCTGTTCTCAGACTGGACATGTGCTGCATACAGTAGTTTGAAGGACGATCCGGATGAGCTTCAATCATGGCAAGAGAGATGTTTTAACTGGTTACTTAAATTCAGAAAGCTGCGTTGGACGCCGCAAGAGTGCCACAAGACTGGTATGCATAAGTGTACCAAAGAAGGTTTGAAACCGTGTATCATGAAAGGTGCTGATAAGAAGGAAGGTGGCAATAAGAATGAAGGTGGCAATAAGAAGGAAGGTGACGATAAGAAGGAAGCTGCTGATAAGTGTTCATTGGTAGATAAGCATGACGTTCTCACAACGCGTTTCTTCCTTCGGAGGTGGAGTGGAAGCATCAACGTTTTTAACTTTATAGCGTACGCCACAAAAGCAGATGTAGAGAGGATCCACGACGCCAGAGGTAGTTTCCGCCGCTACTCATGGAAGATCATAACTTTTCCATTCAAAAAACTCAACTTCGtcataaagaaaatttttgGATCGATTGTCAAGTTGATCAATGAAGTGCACAGACGGATCAGCCACGAAGTCAATGCGTTATCAAGAAAGCATCTTTGGGCTCGTCGTTTTCTTTACCCTATCTATTTCGAGTTCATATCCCGCATCCCTCACTTCATCAAATCAGTGTGGGATATCCTCAGTGAGTTCTTTGACATCTCGGATACGCTTGATATGGTCCACAAGACACTATTTGTACATGGAGAGCCCATGACGAGAGAATTGTGGAAGTTCATCTTCGAAGAgctgaaaaacaaatcaaagtaTGGAGACAGTCCTGAAAATGCCAAGAGGATATCTTTGGCTCGGGGAGAATGGACTTTAAGAGAGAACCTGCCGGTGGATGCAGAACGTGAAAAACTGGTACGCTATGTCACAAAGGTCGATTATGATCAGAGTCTTTTGATGTGGCACATCGCAACCGAGCTCTGTTACCAACAACATGAGAAAGAGACTATCCCAGAGGGTTATGATGAACAACGCAAGCATTACAGTAACCGCGAGTTCAGCAAAATCATCTCAGACTACATGATGTATCTCCTGATCTTGCAACCCGGTCTGATGTCCGAGGTTGCTGGAATTGGGAAGATCAGATTCAGAGACACATTGGCTGAAACTCACAAGTTCTTCCAGAGGAGGCATATCGAGAACGATAGAAGCGTGGAGACAGCCACCCTAAATATTCTGGACGTCGAAAGTGAAATTGAACCAATGGGAGTGAAGGGAGATCGAAGCAAGTCTGTATTGTTTGACGCGAGCAGGCTAGCCAAAGACCTTGCAGAGATGGAGAAGACACACAACAAAGATAAATGGGAGATACTGAGTAAAGTGTGGGTGGAACTTCTCTGTTATGCAGCCTGTCATTGCGACTCTACGGCTCACGTGGAGCAACTCAGCAGAGGCGGAGAGCTCATAAACTTCGTGTGGCTTCTAATGGCTCACTTCGGACTAACAGATCAGTTCCAGATCAACAAAGGAGATGCCAGAGCCAAACTCATCATAGGCAAGTGA
- a CDS encoding uncharacterized protein (unknown protein; BEST Arabidopsis thaliana protein match is: Protein of unknown function (DUF594) (TAIR:AT5G45470.1); Has 30201 Blast hits to 17322 proteins in 780 species: Archae - 12; Bacteria - 1396; Metazoa - 17338; Fungi - 3422; Plants - 5037; Viruses - 0; Other Eukaryotes - 2996 (source: NCBI BLink).) — protein sequence MVDVIPKHIKDAWDRWNIRGTIFLSLTLQAFLICFSPLRKRTPRRHLIIVIWSSYLLADWSANFAVGLISKNQGKDLKPDDPPQDKKLMALWAPFLLLHLGGPDTITAFALEDNALWLRNVFGLVFQAIAGVYVVLQSLPNSLWVTILLVFISGTIKYLERTTALYSASLDKFRDSMIQGPDPGPNYAKLMEEYKAKKEAKLPTKIILIDEPDKEHRPKKLEHPSLASETKRKELTHLEIAQYAYKFFNTFKGLVVNLIFSFRERDQSIEIFQNLEDPEEALRIIEIELGFLYDALFTKNAVLHTVLGTVSRVVASGSLVAAFIIFHKISNKGRDFHGADVVITYILFAVGLVLDFISILLFLFSDWTCAALSSLKDDPDEPLSWKDRFFNCLLEFRKLRWKMQECHNKGEHKCTKEGEKPCIKEGDDKCSMVHVHHMLTTPFFFRRWCGSINVFNFLAYATKKRQKRIHDAGDEFRSLWIIIAFPFKIINLIIQKVFGCIVEVINNVHRWIRSIVNTLSRNHPWARCTIYPLYILFLFHIPNFIKYLWNVLIEFLGIPDALDLVEKTLFVHGEPMTKELWKFIFEELKNKSKYGDSPENAKRISLARGEWALRDNLPEDAEREKLVRYVTKVDYDQSLLMWHIATEFCYQEHKKETIPEGYDEQCKQNHLRLHDVSPDLATQSDVRGCWNWEDQIQRHIGGN from the coding sequence ATGGTGGACGTGATACCAAAACATATCAAAGATGCGTGGGACAGATGGAACATTAGAGGAACAATCTTTCTAAGTCTTACCCTTCAAGCCTTTCTCATTTGCTTCTCTCCATTAAGGAAACGAACACCAAGAAGGCACTTGATTATCGTCATTTGGTCCTCTTATCTCTTAGCAGATTGGTCTGCTAATTTCGCTGTTGGTCTCATCTCTAAGAACCAAGGTAAAGATCTCAAACCTGATGACCCTCCACAGGACAAAAAGCTCATGGCTTTATGGGCACCATTCTTGCTCTTACATCTTGGTGGACCAGACACTATAACAGCTTTCGCGCTTGAAGATAACGCTCTTTGGCTCCGAAATGTTTTTGGGCTTGTCTTTCAGGCAATTGCTGGTGTCTATGTGGTTCTCCAGTCTCTGCCCAATAGCCTTTGGGTAACAATACTCTTAGTGTTCATTTCTGGGACTATAAAGTATCTGGAAAGGACAACGGCTTTGTATAGTGCAAGTTTGGACAAGTTTAGGGATTCTATGATTCAAGGACCAGATCCAGGACCAAATTATGCGAAGCTCATGGAGGAGTACAAGGccaagaaagaagcaaaattaCCCACCAAGATCATTCTGATTGATGAGCCTGACAAGGAACATAGGCCTAAGAAGTTAGAGCATCCATCCCTGGCCTCggagacaaaaagaaaagagttgacTCATCTTGAAATTGCTCAGTACGCTTACAAATTCTTCAACACATTCAAGGGCCTTGTAGTCAACCTTATCTTCAGCTTCAGGGAGCGTGACCAGAGCATAGAGATCTTTCAGAACTTGGAAGATCCAGAGGAAGCTTTAAGAATCATTGAGATTGAACTCGGCTTTCTCTACGATGCTCTATTCACCAAGAACGCGGTTCTTCATACTGTTTTGGGAACTGTCTCACGAGTTGTTGCTTCGGGTTCCCTTGTGGCTGCATTCATCATCTTTCATAAGATATCTAACAAAGGCAGAGACTTTCATGGAGCAGATGTCGTGATTACCTATATTCTGTTTGCAGTTGGCCTAGTTTTGGATTTCATATCCatccttttgtttctgttcTCAGACTGGACATGTGCTGCACTTAGTAGCTTGAAGGACGATCCGGATGAGCCTCTATCATGGAAAGATAGATTTTTCAACTGTTTACTTGAATTCAGAAAGCTGCGTTGGAAGATGCAAGAGTGCCACAATAAAGGTGAGCATAAGTGTACAAAAGAAGGTGAGAAACCGTGCATCAAGGAAGGTGATGATAAGTGTTCAATGGTACACGTGCATCACATGCTCACGACGCCATTCTTCTTCCGGAGGTGGTGTGGAAGCATCAACGTATTCAACTTTCTAGCATATGccacaaaaaaaagacaaaagaggaTCCACGATGCCGGAGATGAGTTCCGCTCCTTATGGATCATCATAGCTTTCCCGTTCAAAATAATCAATCTCATAATCCAGAAAGTTTTTGGATGTATTGTCGAGGTGATCAATAATGTGCACAGATGGATCCGCAGCATAGTCAATACGTTATCAAGAAACCACCCTTGGGCTCGTTGTACTATTTACCCTCTCTATATATTGTTCCTATTCCACATCCCTAATTTCATCAAATATTTGTGGAATGTTCTCATTGAGTTCTTAGGCATCCCGGATGCGCTTGATCTGGTCGAGAAGACGTTATTTGTACACGGAGAGCCCATGACAAAAGAATTGTGGAAGTTCATCTTCGAAGAgctgaaaaacaaatcaaagtaTGGAGACAGTCCTGAAAATGCCAAAAGGATATCTTTGGCTAGGGGAGAATGGGCTTTAAGGGACAACCTACCAGAGGATGCAGAACGTGAAAAACTGGTACGTTATGTCACAAAGGTCGATTATGATCAGAGTCTTTTGATGTGGCACATCGCAACCGAGTTCTGCTACCAAGAACATAAGAAAGAGACTATCCCAGAGGGTTATGATGAACAATGCAAGCAAAATCATCTCAGACTACATGATGTATCTCCTGATCTTGCAACCCAGTCTGATGTCCGAGGTTGCTGGAATTGGGAAGATCAGATTCAGAGACACATTGGCGGAAACTGA
- a CDS encoding transmembrane protein, putative (DUF594) (Protein of unknown function (DUF594); FUNCTIONS IN: molecular_function unknown; INVOLVED IN: biological_process unknown; LOCATED IN: plasma membrane; EXPRESSED IN: 17 plant structures; EXPRESSED DURING: 12 growth stages; CONTAINS InterPro DOMAIN/s: Protein of unknown function DUF594 (InterPro:IPR007658); BEST Arabidopsis thaliana protein match is: Protein of unknown function (DUF594) (TAIR:AT5G45540.1); Has 1371 Blast hits to 876 proteins in 12 species: Archae - 0; Bacteria - 0; Metazoa - 0; Fungi - 0; Plants - 1371; Viruses - 0; Other Eukaryotes - 0 (source: NCBI BLink).) produces the protein MVNAIPKPIKDIWDEWSIRSTLIFSLSLQTFLIFFAPQRKRSSRKVLLSFIWSAYLLADWSANFAAGQISDSQGDDPEPGEPKKSAELFAFWVPFLLLHLGGPDTITALALEDNELWLRHLLGLFFQSVATVYVLLQSLPNALWKPILLVFATGVIKYVERTLALYLASLDKFKDSMIQRPDPGPNYAKLMEEYAAKKDMKMPTQIIKVGEPEKDPRDDAPVKPPDGFTPLNILQYAYKYFNIFKGLVVDLIFTFQQRAESKRFFDSLKAEEALRILEVELNFIYAALYTKAEILHNWIGFLFRFIALGCLAAALRIFQYKSKKDYSGFDVGLTYALLLGGIALDCIALIMFCASDWTFVRLRKMKDEVDDPPTWSDNILNWILENILGVRKLKVEEYDECYKNTQSHEVPNTSTKKTPFLKRILNRILRVRELKTEKSHEVLDKSTSKIPGQEVPDKSAKTIPCHKVLDTSFMYRRWSEYVHAHNLIEYCLGLKPKRIHHTKGFIHIAFDKVINILYIGPAFTKLGSVIESCFRVTKQRIHQTFKWIDGKVSRLCKKYPKLNEEYIRFSFFCIFYIPSLPGRWIKSFMEFFGIRAQLDEVIYTSSDRLTLDMWEHIFGEVKAKSRFADDSESAMRVSSARGDWTLRDIQGDPETEKKREKLLRYVMEMDYDQSLLVWHIATELLYQTKKGTKANHSAREFSKILSDYMMYLLMMQPTLMSAVVGIGKIRFRDTCEEAQRFFDRRHIMGISAKKAPDAKEASVAILSVAVPAKAEPIDVKGDRSKSVLFDGAMLAKELKGLRKNKEDDSEMWKIMSQVWVELLSYAATKCGAIEHAAQLSKGGELISFVWLLMAHFGLGDQFQINQGDARAKLIIGK, from the coding sequence ATGGTGAACGCAATCCCAAAGCCTATCAAGGACATTTGGGACGAATGGAGCATTCGAAGTACCTTAATCTTCAGTCTCAGCCTTCAAacatttctcattttctttgcACCTCAAAGAAAACGCTCATCCAGAAAAGTTTTACTCTCTTTCATTTGGTCAGCTTACCTTCTTGCTGATTGGTCTGCCAATTTCGCCGCCGGACAAATCTCAGATAGTCAAGGAGATGATCCAGAACCCGGAGAACCGAAAAAGAGCGCCGAGTTGTTTGCTTTCTGGGTTCCTTTCTTGCTCTTGCATCTCGGTGGTCCAGATACAATCACTGCCCTTGCCCTTGAAGATAACGAGCTCTGGCTCAGGCACTTGTTGGGTCTTTTCTTTCAATCAGTTGCAACCGTTTACGTGCTTTTGCAGTCGTTACCCAATGCTCTTTGGAAACCTATTTTGCTGGTGTTTGCGACCGGGGTGATCAAGTATGTCGAGAGGACATTAGCTTTGTACCTGGCGAGTCTTGACAAGTTCAAAGATTCCATGATTCAGCGGCCTGATCCTGGACCAAACTACGCAAAGCTCATGGAGGAATACGCAGCCAAGAAAGATATGAAGATGCCTACACAGATTATCAAGGTTGGCGAGCCTGAGAAAGATCCAAGAGACGATGCTCCGGTAAAGCCTCCTGACGGGTTCACTCCACTCAATATTCTCCAGTACGCCTACAAGTACTTTAATATCTTCAAAGGTCTTGTGGTTGATCTCATCTTTACATTTCAACAACGAGCTGAGAGCAAGAGATTCTTTGACTCGCTGAAAGCAGAAGAAGCTTTAAGAATCTTAGAGGTTGAGCTCAACTTTATCTACGCAGCTCTATACACGAAAGCCGAGATCTTGCACAACTGGATAGGATTCCTCTTCAGGTTCATTGCCCTGGGATGCCTTGCAGCAGCTCTACGCATCTTTCAATACAAGAGCAAGAAAGATTATAGTGGATTTGATGTTGGCCTTACTTACGCATTGCTGTTAGGAGGAATAGCTCTGGATTGCATCGCTCTTATCATGTTCTGTGCATCTGATTGGACGTTTGTCAGattgaggaagatgaaggaCGAAGTGGACGATCCACCCACCTGGTCCGACAACATTCTTAACTGGATTCTTGAAAACATTCTCGGGGTCAGGAAATTGAAGGTGGAGGAGTATGATGAATGCTACAAGAATACACAGTCTCATGAAGTGCCCAACACGAGTACTAAGAAAACACCATTTCTTAAAAGGATTCTTAACAGGATTCTCAGGGTGAGGGAGTTGAAGACAGAGAAGTCTCATGAAGTTCTCGACAAGAGTACCAGCAAAATACCAGGTCAGGAAGTGCCCGACAAGAGTGCCAAGACAATACCATGTCATAAAGTGCTCGACACGAGTTTCATGTATCGCCGGTGGTCTGAGTATGTACATGCACACAACCTGATCGAATACTGCCTAGGTTTAAAACCGAAGCGAATCCACCATACCAAGGGTTTCATACACATCGCCTTTGACAAGGTTATCAACATACTTTACATTGGCCCCGCATTCACAAAACTTGGAAGTGTCATTGAATCCTGTTTTAGAGtcacaaaacagagaattcaTCAGACTTTCAAGTGGATTGACGGTAAAGTAAGTCGTTTATGCAAGAAATACCCGAAGTTGAATGAAGAGTACATTAGGTTTAGCTTCTTCTGCATATTTTACATTCCTAGTCTACCTGGACGCtggataaaaagttttatgGAGTTCTTTGGCATCCGAGCTCAGCTAGATGAGGTGATCTACACATCTAGTGATCGTCTCACCCTGGATATGTGGGAACACATATTCGGAGAGGTTAAAGCCAAATCCCGTTTCGCTGACGACTCTGAAAGCGCCATGAGGGTATCTTCAGCAAGAGGTGACTGGACACTGCGCGACATACAAGGTGACccagaaacagaaaaaaaacgtGAGAAACTTCTACGCTATGTGATGGAAATGGATTACGATCAGAGCCTTCTTGTATGGCATATAGCCACTGAGCTCTTATACCAGACAAAAAAAGGCACTAAAGCGAATCATAGCGCCCGTGAGTTCAGTAAAATCCTGTCAGACTACATGATGTATCTCCTAATGATGCAACCCACTCTGATGTCAGCTGTTGTGGGTATTGGAAAGATAAGATTCAGAGACACGTGCGAGGAGGCTCAGAGGTTCTTCGATAGGAGGCATATCATGGGGATATCCGCAAAGAAGGCCCCTGATGCAAAGGAAGCCAGCGTGGCAATTTTATCAGTGGCAGTTCCAGCAAAAGCTGAGCCCATTGACGTGAAAGGAGATAGAAGCAAATCCGTCCTGTTTGATGGGGCCATGCTGGCGAAAGAGCTTAAGGGTTTAAGAAAGAATAAGGAGGACGACTCAGAGATGTGGAAAATAATGAGCCAAGTGTGGGTTGAGTTGCTTTCGTATGCAGCGACAAAGTGTGGCGCTATAGAACACGCAGCTCAGCTAAGCAAAGGAGGAGAACTCATAAGCTTTGTTTGGCTATTGATGGCTCATTTTGGACTAGGAGACCAATTCCAAATCAACCAAGGAGATGCCAGAGCCAAACTGATTATAGGCAAGTGA
- a CDS encoding uncharacterized protein (unknown protein; LOCATED IN: endomembrane system; Has 30201 Blast hits to 17322 proteins in 780 species: Archae - 12; Bacteria - 1396; Metazoa - 17338; Fungi - 3422; Plants - 5037; Viruses - 0; Other Eukaryotes - 2996 (source: NCBI BLink).) — protein MRLLLSYLGYAASSLTVIVCAIGFNGGQKISSLADFLSFDQNSHLLHCLRYIEIVHLSFAGFWNCVIWNQLE, from the coding sequence ATGCGGCTTCTTCTCTCATATTTAGGCTATGCGGCTTCTTCTCTCACAGTCATCGTGTGTGCTATTGGTTTCAATGGCGGCCAAAAGATTTCTTCCCTCGCAGATTTCTTGAGTTTTGATCAGAATTCACATTTACTTCATTGTTTAAGGTACATTGAGATAGTTCACTTGTCTTTCGCAGGTTTTTGGAATTGTGTAATCTGGAATCAGCTAGAATGA